Proteins from a single region of Oncorhynchus nerka isolate Pitt River linkage group LG18, Oner_Uvic_2.0, whole genome shotgun sequence:
- the LOC135561603 gene encoding DNA-directed RNA polymerase II subunit RPB1-like — protein sequence MSSHPAGRTPTSPLYPTMSSHPAGRTPTSPLYPTMSSHPGDRTPTSHLYPTMSSHPADRTPTSPLYPTMSSHPADRTPTSPLYPTMSSHPADRTPTSPLYPTMSSHPADRTPTSPLYPTMSSHPADRTPTSPLYPTMSSHPAGRTPTSHLYPTMSSHPADRTPTSHLYPTMSSHPADRTPTSPLYPTMSSHPADRTPTSPLYPTMSSHPADRTPTSPLYPTMSSHPAGRTPTSHLYPTMSSHPADRTPTSHLYPTMSSHPADRTPTSPLYPTMSSHPADRTPTSPLYPTMSSHPADRTPTSPLYPTMSSHPAGRTPTSHLYPTMSSHPAGRTPTSHLYPTMSSHPADRTPTSLLYPTMSSHPAGRTPTSHLYPTMSSHPADRTPTSLLYPTMSSHPADRTPTSPLYPTMSSHPADRTPTSPLYPTMSSHPAGRTPTSPLYPTMSSHPAGRTPTSPLYPTMSSHPADRTPTSPLYPTMSSHPAVPPFLPPGSLCHLGSSWSEAAPLSVPTVPVPGSQPLAGGGSDAR from the exons atgtcctctcatcCAGCAGGCAGGACACCCACCAGTCCCCTgtaccccaccatgtcctctcatcCAGCAGGCAGGACACCCACCAGTCCCCTgtaccccaccatgtcctctcatcCAGGAGACAGGACACCCACCAGCCACCTgtaccccaccatgtcctctcatcCAGCAGACAGGACACCCACCAGTCCCCTgtaccccaccatgtcctctcatcCAGCAGACAGGACACCCACCAGTCCCCTgtaccccaccatgtcctctcatcCAGCAGACAGGACACCCACCAGTCCCCTgtaccccaccatgtcctctcatcCAGCAGACAGGACACCCACCAGTCCCCTgtaccccaccatgtcctctcatcCAGCAGACAGGACACCCACCAGTCCCCTgtaccccaccatgtcctctcatcCAGCAGGCAGGACACCCACCAGCCACCTGTatcccaccatgtcctctcatcCAGCAGACAGGACACCCACCAGCCACCTGTatcccaccatgtcctctcatcCAGCAGACAGGACACCCACCAGTCCCCTgtaccccaccatgtcctctcatcCAGCAGACAGGACACCCACCAGTCCCCTgtaccccaccatgtcctctcatcCAGCAGACAGGACACCCACCAGTCCCCTgtaccccaccatgtcctctcatcCAGCAGGCAGGACACCCACCAGCCACCTGTatcccaccatgtcctctcatcCAGCAGACAGGACACCCACCAGCCACCTGTatcccaccatgtcctctcatcCAGCAGACAGGACACCCACCAGTCCCCTgtaccccaccatgtcctctcatcCAGCAGACAGGACACCCACCAGTCCCCTgtaccccaccatgtcctctcatcCAGCAGACAGGACACCCACCAGTCCCCTGTACCCCACTATGTCCTCTCATCCAGCAGGCAGGACACCCACCAGCCACCTGTACCCCACTATGTCCTCTCATCCAGCAGGCAGGACACCCACCAGCCACCTgtaccccaccatgtcctctcatcCAGCAGACAGGACACCCACCAGTCTCCTgtaccccaccatgtcctctcatcCAGCAGGCAGGACACCCACCAGCCACCTGTACCCCACTATGTCCTCTCATCCAGCAGACAGGACACCCACCAGTCTCCTGTACCCCACTATGTCCTCTCATCCAGCAGACAGGACACCTACCAGTCCCCTgtaccccaccatgtcctctcatcCAGCAGACAGGACACCCACCAGTCCCCTgtaccccaccatgtcctctcatcCAGCAGGCAGGACACCCACCAGTCCCCTgtaccccaccatgtcctctcatcCAGCAGGCAGGACACCTACCAGTCCCCTgtaccccaccatgtcctctcatcCAGCAGACAGGACACCCACCAGTCCCCTgtaccccaccatgtcctctcatcCAGCAG tCCCCCCCTTCCTTCCCCCAGGCAGCCTCTGTCACCTGGGCAGCAGCTGGAGCGAGGCGGCTCCCCTCTCTGTGCCCACTGTGCCCGTGCCAGGCTCACAGCCTCTGGCAGGAGGTGGCAGTGATGCCAGGTGA